The following are encoded together in the Acidobacteriota bacterium genome:
- a CDS encoding TonB-dependent receptor, giving the protein MMFLRMRPLRFLYLPAALVICWAGVSSAQDSARLQGQVRFVNNGQPIHSATVMVVELSKVVETDAEGRYAMQLPAGSYTVIAYTNSLTAPSAAVEVRSGETRSLDFALELTPLKHEITVTAEDIQQTAFQAVQSVSSLDSIDLSRRHAPGLGEVLKDQPGVSKRSFGPGSSRPVIRGFDGDRVLIMQDGIRVGSLASQSGDHGEPIDSTSLERLEVLKGPATLLYGSNALGGVVNALSGHFEVHTQPHEGTRAKVSTVAGSADRHLGGSLTAEHGVGQWLFWVGGGGQRTRDYETPQGEITNSASRISNARAGLGYYGEKAFASFGYTYNDGRYGIPFAQEFHGHEEEGEGDGGEEEDLEAVDVAFRRHNLRFAGGFRSLGSWINSFKLSLNYTDWGHDELEVFDGGEEIEVGTAFQNRQFVYRGVFQQAQRGLLSGSFGFWGLSRDYDVSGEEALSPPVDESAFALFTLQEIDFEHVKLQFGGRLEHNRFKPQGPQLRGQGNEGGEAELLRLPDRDFTGLSGGVGARFDLWEGGAFVANFVSSYRAPALEELYNFGPHVGNLAFEVGDPDLVRERSNGLDLSLRHSKGRVRAEASFFYYDIDDFVFLAPTGQIEDGLIEADFSQGDSRFVGSELRLDVGVHDSVWLNFGLDTVDAQLTGSGESLPRIPPLRARLGVDFRHDGFSFKPEWVVADGRKEDIFASETPTGGYGVVNLAASYTLPGRHLLHHFSLNVYNVGDKLYRNHLSFIKDFAPEIGRGVSLAYTVELF; this is encoded by the coding sequence ATGATGTTTCTAAGAATGCGGCCGCTGCGCTTTTTGTATTTGCCGGCAGCGCTTGTGATCTGCTGGGCCGGAGTCAGTTCGGCCCAGGACTCGGCACGCCTGCAAGGTCAGGTTAGGTTTGTCAACAACGGACAGCCGATCCATTCCGCCACCGTCATGGTGGTGGAATTGAGCAAGGTCGTCGAAACGGACGCCGAAGGGCGCTATGCGATGCAGCTTCCGGCTGGATCCTACACGGTGATCGCTTACACGAATTCTCTGACGGCACCAAGCGCCGCCGTCGAAGTCCGCTCCGGGGAAACGCGCTCCCTCGACTTCGCCCTGGAGCTGACTCCCCTTAAACACGAAATCACGGTCACGGCTGAAGACATCCAGCAGACGGCCTTCCAAGCGGTGCAGTCGGTCAGTTCGCTGGATTCGATCGACCTCAGCCGCCGCCACGCTCCCGGCCTGGGCGAAGTGCTCAAGGATCAGCCGGGCGTGTCCAAGCGCAGCTTCGGTCCGGGGAGTTCGAGGCCGGTGATCCGCGGCTTCGACGGCGACCGTGTCCTGATCATGCAGGACGGGATCAGGGTCGGTTCGCTGGCTTCCCAATCCGGCGACCACGGCGAGCCCATCGATTCCACCAGCCTGGAGAGGCTGGAGGTCCTCAAAGGCCCGGCCACGCTTCTCTACGGCAGCAACGCGCTGGGGGGAGTCGTCAACGCCCTCAGCGGCCATTTCGAGGTCCACACCCAGCCCCATGAGGGCACCCGCGCCAAGGTGTCGACGGTGGCGGGCAGCGCCGACCGGCACTTGGGAGGAAGCCTGACCGCCGAGCACGGTGTTGGACAGTGGCTCTTCTGGGTTGGCGGAGGCGGCCAGAGAACCCGAGACTATGAGACGCCTCAAGGCGAGATCACCAATTCGGCTTCTCGCATCAGCAACGCAAGGGCCGGCCTCGGCTACTACGGCGAGAAAGCCTTTGCCAGTTTCGGCTACACCTACAATGACGGCCGCTACGGCATCCCCTTCGCCCAGGAGTTCCACGGACACGAGGAGGAGGGAGAAGGCGACGGCGGCGAAGAAGAAGACCTGGAGGCTGTCGACGTGGCCTTTCGTCGTCACAACCTGCGCTTCGCCGGCGGATTCCGCAGCCTCGGCTCATGGATCAACTCCTTCAAACTCTCCCTCAACTACACCGATTGGGGCCATGACGAGCTTGAGGTCTTCGATGGCGGAGAGGAGATCGAGGTGGGAACGGCCTTCCAAAACCGGCAGTTCGTCTACCGCGGGGTGTTTCAGCAGGCCCAAAGAGGTCTGCTTTCCGGAAGCTTCGGTTTCTGGGGCCTGAGCCGAGACTATGACGTCAGCGGAGAGGAGGCGCTTTCGCCGCCCGTCGACGAGAGCGCCTTTGCCCTCTTCACCTTGCAGGAGATCGACTTCGAACACGTCAAGCTGCAGTTCGGGGGCCGTCTGGAGCACAATCGATTCAAGCCCCAGGGCCCGCAACTCCGGGGACAGGGGAATGAGGGCGGCGAGGCGGAATTGCTGCGTCTTCCCGACCGCGACTTCACCGGCCTCTCGGGGGGCGTGGGGGCCCGCTTCGACCTCTGGGAGGGCGGCGCCTTCGTGGCCAACTTCGTCAGTTCCTACCGAGCCCCTGCCCTGGAGGAGCTTTACAACTTCGGCCCCCACGTCGGGAATCTGGCTTTCGAGGTGGGCGATCCCGACCTCGTGAGAGAGCGCAGCAACGGCCTCGACTTGTCTTTGCGTCATTCCAAGGGCCGCGTCAGGGCCGAAGCCAGCTTTTTCTACTACGACATCGACGATTTCGTTTTCCTGGCTCCCACCGGCCAGATCGAGGACGGTCTCATCGAAGCCGATTTTTCCCAGGGCGACTCACGCTTTGTAGGGTCCGAACTGCGCCTGGACGTGGGAGTCCATGACTCGGTCTGGCTCAACTTCGGACTCGACACGGTGGATGCCCAGTTGACCGGCAGCGGCGAATCGCTTCCCAGGATTCCCCCGCTGCGGGCCAGGCTGGGCGTCGATTTCCGGCATGACGGCTTCAGCTTCAAGCCGGAGTGGGTGGTGGCCGACGGGCGCAAGGAGGACATCTTCGCCAGCGAGACGCCCACCGGCGGTTACGGCGTCGTCAACCTGGCAGCCTCCTACACCCTGCCGGGGCGCCATCTGCTGCACCACTTTTCCCTCAACGTCTACAACGTGGGCGACAAGCTCTACCGCAACCATCTCTCCTTCATCAAGGACTTCGCGCCCGAGATCGGGAGAGGCGTCAGCTTGGCCTACACGGTGGAGTTGTTTTAG
- a CDS encoding OmpA family protein: MKKSALLLLIATLSTALWAQEVQEQLNVVRFPERKSVQIEMLRSTFLPDARMKAKMEFKEGQMRIEVEYDNMKPAVLFGGDVTAYVLWAVNRDGGAENLGELWVRPQERDDKVRYSTGLRTFALMVTGEPYYQVSRPSAMVIFKNAPSSEPQAPSSQLTYNNFSPAPRRGFDNLSPVDYDGDKPLDVVQAEKVYQLAQELGAREYAPDIMSEASLTLRQSQQMARSSRSRGGAREFARKSVASSNEAIKITLRRKQAEELERQIAQRQARMEELREEAESARARAESAQADAEEAQAKAAAAEERAQRIAAQSQQEISRLQSQQERLRAEQASLENEKRMAENAVRQARQELERLEDRQARLNRENAQLEQALEDLRQERETLRAGMQDLREEKETLEGRLQNALSQVADTRNSARGFIVNLPDILFDTNKADLKPQARLVLAKLAGILLIMQDLNLRIEGHTDSTGTASYNLRLSQERADSVLDFLAEQGLASTRMKAVGYGLDRPIADNSTARGRQQNRRVEIVIAEGVVAEESR, encoded by the coding sequence ATGAAGAAGTCAGCCCTGTTATTGCTCATCGCCACCCTCTCCACGGCGCTTTGGGCGCAAGAGGTCCAGGAGCAGCTCAACGTGGTGCGTTTTCCCGAACGCAAGAGCGTGCAGATCGAAATGCTGCGCAGTACGTTTCTGCCCGATGCCCGCATGAAAGCCAAGATGGAATTCAAGGAAGGCCAGATGCGCATCGAAGTCGAGTACGACAACATGAAACCCGCCGTGCTCTTCGGAGGCGACGTGACCGCCTATGTGCTGTGGGCCGTCAATCGCGACGGGGGAGCCGAAAACCTGGGCGAGCTGTGGGTGCGTCCCCAGGAGCGCGACGACAAGGTCCGCTACTCGACAGGACTGCGCACTTTCGCCCTGATGGTCACCGGAGAGCCCTACTACCAGGTCTCCAGACCCTCGGCCATGGTCATTTTCAAGAATGCCCCCAGTTCGGAGCCGCAAGCGCCCTCCAGCCAGCTCACCTACAACAATTTCTCGCCCGCCCCCCGCCGCGGCTTCGACAATCTCTCGCCCGTCGACTATGACGGGGACAAGCCGCTGGATGTCGTTCAGGCTGAAAAGGTCTACCAGTTGGCCCAGGAACTGGGCGCCCGGGAGTACGCCCCTGATATCATGTCCGAGGCCTCTCTGACGCTGCGCCAGTCGCAGCAGATGGCCCGCTCCTCCCGCAGCCGCGGCGGCGCCCGCGAGTTCGCCCGCAAGTCGGTCGCCTCCAGCAACGAGGCCATCAAGATCACCCTGCGCCGCAAACAAGCCGAAGAACTGGAGCGCCAGATCGCCCAACGGCAGGCGCGCATGGAAGAACTGCGTGAGGAAGCCGAAAGCGCCCGGGCCAGGGCCGAGAGTGCCCAGGCCGATGCAGAGGAAGCTCAAGCCAAGGCCGCAGCCGCCGAAGAAAGGGCCCAGCGGATCGCCGCTCAGTCGCAGCAGGAAATCAGCCGCCTGCAGAGCCAGCAAGAGCGGCTGAGGGCCGAACAGGCCAGCCTCGAAAACGAGAAGCGGATGGCCGAGAACGCCGTGCGGCAGGCCCGCCAGGAACTGGAGCGGCTGGAAGACCGTCAGGCCCGGTTGAACCGCGAGAACGCCCAACTGGAACAGGCCCTGGAAGACTTGCGCCAGGAAAGGGAAACCTTGCGGGCAGGCATGCAGGATCTGAGAGAAGAGAAGGAAACCCTGGAAGGCCGTCTGCAAAACGCTCTCTCCCAGGTAGCCGATACCCGCAACTCGGCCCGCGGCTTTATCGTCAACCTGCCCGACATCCTCTTCGACACCAACAAGGCCGATCTCAAACCGCAAGCCCGTCTGGTGCTGGCCAAGCTGGCCGGCATCCTCCTCATCATGCAGGATCTCAACCTTCGCATCGAGGGACACACCGACTCCACCGGCACGGCTTCCTACAACCTCAGGCTGTCGCAGGAGCGGGCCGATTCCGTGCTCGACTTCTTGGCTGAGCAGGGACTGGCTTCGACCCGCATGAAAGCCGTCGGCTACGGGCTGGACCGGCCCATCGCCGACAACTCCACCGCCCGGGGCCGTCAGCAGAACCGGCGTGTGGAGATCGTCATCGCCGAAGGAGTGGTGGCCGAAGAAAGCCGCTGA
- a CDS encoding TlpA disulfide reductase family protein, translating to MNLSRTLPTYSILLTAVVVAWANPPSGSGLSASPQGSAKTVIHERVEAMLASEKGRVLFSEIWSDQDLSREARVYAARLYEVFFRLPARIETVRQSDGRLPSCRELAQAFGLEEDSAALLLRVLEAEPRLPRMVELDPEGELQSVDAAKLQAFIEQNSVPVRVSDWQGVSFPSLDLKNPFSGSHGLQAGKPRLVWLWVTRCPVCRRLAPSIVELEREFSSSELQIVGYNADAVLGLQPDDAERSQYAREEGMAFPNYLLDRANWEAMGGVNIFPSVFLLDAQGRVEQLLLNVNDPQALVEKVRRWMR from the coding sequence ATGAATCTCTCGCGAACTTTGCCAACATACTCCATTCTGCTGACGGCAGTGGTTGTGGCTTGGGCCAACCCCCCATCCGGAAGCGGGCTTTCGGCCTCCCCCCAGGGCTCCGCCAAGACCGTTATCCACGAGCGCGTCGAGGCCATGTTGGCCTCGGAAAAGGGCAGAGTGCTCTTCTCGGAGATCTGGTCCGACCAGGACCTTTCTCGAGAGGCCCGCGTCTACGCCGCCCGCCTCTACGAGGTCTTCTTCCGCCTTCCCGCCCGCATCGAAACGGTGCGCCAGAGCGACGGACGGCTCCCCAGTTGCAGGGAACTGGCCCAGGCCTTCGGATTGGAGGAAGATTCCGCCGCTCTGCTTCTCAGAGTCCTGGAGGCGGAACCCCGTCTGCCCCGTATGGTGGAGCTTGACCCAGAGGGAGAGCTGCAATCGGTGGACGCCGCCAAACTGCAGGCCTTCATTGAACAGAACAGCGTCCCCGTGCGCGTCAGCGACTGGCAGGGAGTAAGCTTCCCCTCCCTCGACTTGAAGAACCCCTTCAGCGGATCTCATGGGTTGCAGGCGGGCAAGCCCCGCCTGGTTTGGCTGTGGGTGACGCGCTGCCCGGTGTGCCGCCGGCTGGCTCCCTCCATCGTCGAGCTGGAGCGGGAATTCTCCAGTTCAGAGCTGCAGATCGTCGGCTACAACGCCGACGCCGTACTGGGCCTTCAGCCCGACGACGCCGAGCGGAGCCAGTACGCCCGGGAAGAGGGGATGGCTTTCCCCAACTACCTGCTCGACCGGGCGAACTGGGAGGCCATGGGCGGCGTCAACATCTTCCCCTCGGTCTTCCTGCTGGACGCCCAGGGACGGGTCGAGCAACTGCTGCTCAACGTCAACGACCCCCAGGCCCTGGTGGAGAAGGTCCGCCGCTGGATGCGCTAA
- a CDS encoding YqaA family protein, whose product MRWVRRLYDWVLSFAESPYGTWALFAIAVAESSFFPIPPDVLLIALAVGAPRRALFFALVTTAGSVLGAGIGYWIGYQFFELLGRPIVEFYQMEEQFQSVQQLYRDYDAMAVGIAGFTPIPYKVFTLAAGVFQLNLPIFFLASLISRGLRFFLIGLLILYFGPHIQRFIDRYFNLLAVLFTVLLIGGFLLIKYVIN is encoded by the coding sequence ATGAGGTGGGTCCGCAGACTATATGACTGGGTCTTGAGCTTTGCCGAGAGCCCCTATGGTACCTGGGCCCTTTTCGCCATCGCCGTGGCGGAGTCCTCCTTTTTCCCCATCCCTCCCGATGTCCTGCTGATCGCCTTGGCGGTAGGGGCGCCCCGCCGCGCCCTCTTTTTCGCCCTGGTGACGACGGCGGGCTCGGTTTTGGGCGCGGGCATCGGCTACTGGATCGGCTATCAGTTCTTCGAACTGCTGGGTCGGCCCATCGTCGAGTTTTACCAGATGGAAGAACAGTTCCAGAGCGTCCAGCAGCTCTACCGCGATTACGACGCCATGGCGGTGGGCATTGCGGGGTTCACGCCCATTCCTTACAAGGTGTTTACGCTGGCAGCGGGAGTCTTCCAGCTCAACTTGCCCATTTTCTTCCTGGCCAGCCTGATCAGCCGCGGCCTGCGCTTTTTCCTCATCGGCCTGCTGATCCTCTATTTCGGACCTCACATCCAGCGCTTCATCGACCGCTATTTCAACCTGCTGGCCGTCCTCTTCACCGTCCTGCT